From Streptomyces sp. NBC_00690, a single genomic window includes:
- a CDS encoding alpha/beta fold hydrolase: MWIRIAGVPHHVRVEGSGPLCVLSAGLGLTWFDWDPVVPLLAPHRTVVRFDRPGHGLSGPALVPPSLAGEAHRIAALVRALDPTGLPAHEPRTGVTVVGHSIAGFHVEAFARLHPSMTAGVVLVDSSVEEGVRTPAAPALRSAAALGVGSALGAVGVPAALGPTARRLAVRLARTGGGDPAPRELVRRCYATTRVLRGALLENAHYRAVAVELLALRERRPLPIGVPVTVLAASRGGRRRLARQQRLATVLGARYREIGPAGHLLMLDRPDAVARAVLDMGGAGQPLA; the protein is encoded by the coding sequence ATGTGGATCCGGATCGCCGGCGTACCCCACCACGTACGCGTTGAGGGCTCCGGCCCGCTCTGTGTGCTCAGCGCCGGGCTCGGTCTCACCTGGTTCGACTGGGACCCCGTCGTCCCCCTGCTCGCTCCTCACCGCACGGTCGTGCGCTTCGACCGCCCTGGGCACGGGCTGAGCGGCCCAGCCCTCGTCCCGCCCTCGCTAGCCGGGGAGGCCCACCGGATCGCGGCTCTCGTGCGCGCGCTCGACCCGACGGGACTCCCGGCCCATGAGCCCCGGACCGGCGTGACCGTGGTCGGACACTCCATCGCCGGGTTCCACGTCGAAGCCTTCGCCCGACTCCACCCCTCGATGACCGCAGGCGTGGTCCTGGTCGACTCCAGCGTGGAGGAGGGCGTCCGCACCCCGGCCGCCCCCGCACTGCGGAGCGCAGCGGCCCTTGGCGTGGGCAGCGCCCTCGGTGCCGTTGGTGTCCCCGCGGCCCTTGGCCCCACCGCCCGCCGACTGGCCGTACGCCTCGCCCGTACCGGGGGCGGCGACCCGGCCCCCCGTGAACTCGTCCGCCGCTGCTACGCCACGACCCGCGTCCTGCGGGGAGCGTTGTTGGAGAACGCGCACTACCGCGCGGTTGCCGTCGAACTCCTCGCCCTGCGCGAACGCCGTCCCCTGCCCATCGGGGTGCCCGTCACCGTTCTCGCGGCTTCGAGGGGCGGACGGCGCCGACTGGCTCGGCAACAGCGGCTCGCCACCGTACTGGGCGCCCGCTACCGCGAGATCGGGCCCGCGGGCCATCTGCTGATGCTGGACCGCCCGGACGCGGTGGCCCGGGCGGTGCTCGACATGGGCGGCGCCGGTCAGCCCCTGGCGTAG
- a CDS encoding TetR/AcrR family transcriptional regulator gives MDDGPTGPGAPTDRPGPSAPTTPGPDRPPVRRGRPRSEAAERAIVEATLRLIEEGIPLSDLSIERIARTAGVGKATIYRRWEGKEALLVDVVRSLDPEDPPLPGTSLRDDLVVLMENIHRRGLAKRSSALLVSVFAQMQSYPRLWEMHHRVSVLPRRLQMDEVLRRGIADGEIRDDLDFDLLGDLFVGPILVRTVLRPEVVWAKDSAEQIVDAVLAGVRPPRWPSS, from the coding sequence CTGGACGACGGGCCGACCGGCCCCGGCGCCCCCACCGACCGGCCCGGCCCGAGCGCCCCCACCACCCCGGGCCCCGACCGCCCACCCGTCCGACGGGGCCGCCCCCGGAGCGAGGCGGCCGAGCGGGCCATCGTCGAGGCCACCCTGCGGCTGATCGAGGAGGGCATCCCCCTCTCCGACCTCTCCATCGAGCGCATCGCCCGCACGGCGGGCGTCGGCAAGGCCACCATCTATCGGCGTTGGGAAGGCAAGGAAGCCCTCCTCGTCGACGTCGTCCGCTCCCTGGACCCCGAGGACCCACCGCTGCCCGGCACCTCCCTGCGCGACGACCTGGTCGTCCTGATGGAGAACATCCACCGGCGCGGCCTCGCCAAGAGGTCGTCGGCGCTGCTCGTCAGCGTGTTCGCACAGATGCAGAGCTATCCCCGGCTGTGGGAGATGCACCACCGGGTCTCCGTGCTTCCGCGGCGACTTCAGATGGACGAGGTACTGCGTCGCGGCATCGCCGACGGCGAGATCCGCGACGACCTCGACTTCGATTTGCTGGGCGATCTGTTCGTCGGACCGATCCTCGTGCGCACTGTGCTCAGACCCGAGGTCGTCTGGGCGAAGGACAGCGCGGAGCAGATCGTCGATGCGGTGCTCGCGGGCGTCCGTCCGCCGCGGTGGCCCTCCTCCTGA
- a CDS encoding DUF305 domain-containing protein: MTRTHWAAIAAVVLALLFAGAATVASAGDGDGSRTPASDSADAGFARDMSLHHQQAVEMSFIIRDRTKNEEIRRLAYDIANTQANQRGMMLGWLDLWGLPVTTAGSEPMAWMSQGGGDHSGHSGQQSAGEGSLMPGMATKAQLEKLGTLSGKAAEVEFLQLMIVHHNGGVAMAEGCVRLCTVAPEKQLAQGMVDAQRSEVELMVDLLKGRGAQVRT, from the coding sequence ATGACACGTACCCATTGGGCCGCCATCGCGGCGGTCGTCCTGGCGCTGTTGTTCGCCGGGGCCGCGACGGTGGCTTCCGCGGGCGACGGCGACGGCTCCCGGACGCCTGCGTCCGACTCCGCGGACGCGGGATTCGCCCGCGATATGTCGCTCCACCACCAGCAGGCGGTGGAGATGTCGTTCATCATCCGCGATCGCACCAAGAACGAGGAGATCCGCCGGCTGGCGTACGACATCGCCAACACCCAGGCCAATCAGCGCGGCATGATGCTGGGCTGGCTGGACCTGTGGGGGCTGCCGGTCACCACGGCGGGCAGCGAGCCGATGGCCTGGATGTCACAGGGCGGCGGCGACCACAGCGGACACTCCGGGCAGCAGTCGGCCGGGGAGGGTTCGTTGATGCCGGGGATGGCGACGAAGGCGCAGCTGGAAAAGCTCGGAACCCTGAGCGGCAAGGCCGCCGAGGTCGAGTTCCTCCAGTTGATGATCGTCCACCACAACGGCGGGGTGGCCATGGCCGAGGGCTGTGTCCGTCTGTGCACGGTGGCGCCCGAGAAGCAATTGGCGCAGGGCATGGTCGACGCCCAGCGCTCCGAGGTGGAACTGATGGTGGATCTGTTGAAGGGGCGGGGCGCTCAGGTGCGTACCTGA
- a CDS encoding endonuclease/exonuclease/phosphatase family protein: MVQAYETETGSGDPGDRLTRSRSRARHLLDGWRGDHDIWRRGLLIAASAVFIALLMIFHAQVPNRIGNMGSLNETFLPWLGLLFIPLLLVAALWRRSATALIVLLLPTIVWFNLFGGLLTDKSTGGGDLMVATHNVNAQNPDPSGTAKEVAASGADVLALQELPQGQVATYRKALAETYKYHVVQGTVGLWSKYPLVDNSPVEIRVGWTRAMRSTVQTPKGEVAVYVAHMPSVRVKMHAGFTANQRDNSADALGEAIAKERIGKIVLLGDLNGTMNDRALNAVTSQMRSTQGAAGDGFGFSWPASFPLARIDQIMVKGVEPVSSWTLPRTDSDHLPIAARVEL, translated from the coding sequence ATGGTGCAGGCGTACGAGACCGAGACCGGGAGCGGCGACCCGGGGGACCGGCTCACTCGATCCCGATCCCGAGCCCGGCACCTGCTGGACGGCTGGCGCGGGGACCATGACATCTGGCGGCGCGGCCTGCTCATCGCCGCATCCGCAGTGTTCATCGCACTGCTGATGATCTTTCACGCTCAGGTCCCCAACCGGATCGGGAACATGGGCTCGTTGAATGAGACGTTCCTGCCCTGGCTCGGACTGCTCTTCATCCCCCTGCTGCTGGTGGCCGCGCTCTGGCGCCGCTCGGCCACCGCACTGATCGTCCTTCTGCTCCCGACCATTGTCTGGTTCAACCTCTTCGGCGGGCTGCTCACCGACAAGTCGACCGGGGGCGGCGATCTGATGGTCGCCACCCACAACGTCAATGCGCAGAACCCCGACCCGAGCGGCACGGCGAAGGAAGTCGCCGCATCGGGCGCCGATGTGCTCGCCCTCCAGGAGTTGCCGCAGGGCCAGGTGGCCACCTATCGCAAGGCACTCGCGGAGACCTACAAGTACCACGTGGTGCAGGGCACGGTCGGCCTCTGGAGCAAGTACCCCCTGGTCGACAACTCCCCCGTGGAGATCCGGGTGGGGTGGACCCGCGCCATGCGCTCGACGGTTCAGACCCCCAAGGGCGAGGTCGCGGTCTACGTCGCCCACATGCCATCCGTACGGGTCAAGATGCATGCGGGCTTCACCGCCAACCAGCGCGACAACAGCGCCGATGCGCTCGGTGAGGCCATCGCCAAGGAGCGGATCGGGAAGATCGTCCTGCTCGGGGACCTCAACGGGACGATGAATGACCGCGCGTTGAACGCCGTGACCTCGCAGATGCGTTCCACCCAGGGCGCGGCCGGAGATGGGTTCGGCTTCAGTTGGCCGGCATCCTTCCCGCTGGCGCGCATCGACCAGATCATGGTGAAGGGGGTCGAGCCGGTGTCGTCCTGGACCCTGCCGCGGACCGACAGCGACCATCTGCCCATCGCGGCGCGCGTCGAACTCTGA
- a CDS encoding CBS domain-containing protein: MTTAKDIMHSGAQWIPAHETLDRAAQLMRAHHVGALPIADANERLCGILTDRDIVVGCVALGHDPAKVTAGELAKGTPRWIEADSGVEDVLQEMEVHQIRRLPVIEGKRLVGMISEADLAQHLSDEQLAGWVERVYARG; encoded by the coding sequence ATGACCACCGCCAAGGACATCATGCACAGCGGGGCACAGTGGATTCCCGCACACGAGACCCTCGACCGAGCCGCGCAGCTGATGCGTGCCCACCATGTGGGGGCGCTGCCGATCGCCGATGCCAATGAGCGGCTCTGCGGCATTCTCACCGACCGTGACATCGTCGTGGGCTGCGTCGCCCTCGGCCACGATCCGGCCAAGGTGACCGCCGGTGAGCTCGCCAAGGGCACGCCGCGCTGGATCGAGGCCGACTCGGGGGTGGAGGACGTCCTCCAGGAGATGGAGGTCCATCAGATCCGTCGACTGCCGGTGATCGAGGGCAAGCGGCTGGTGGGCATGATCAGCGAGGCTGATCTAGCCCAGCACCTCTCGGACGAACAACTCGCCGGGTGGGTGGAGCGGGTCTACGCCAGGGGCTGA
- a CDS encoding GNAT family N-acetyltransferase: MTDFPLTLRRFGLQDVDTVRDTLVDTYAEVYADRLAEPFLSLHRFQERLQGHISRPGWTAVVGYDGDQAIGYAYAAPLPESPRWWVGLTDPATGLDTTETGSRTLALFELMVRTPWRKTGTAQAIHEDLLTGRPEERVTLMVEPHKPGVRRLYERWGYARVGSVQPFPDSPTYHVMLRELGGDQGAGSRSLI, translated from the coding sequence ATGACTGACTTTCCCCTGACGTTGCGTCGCTTCGGACTTCAGGACGTCGACACCGTGCGAGACACACTTGTCGACACCTACGCCGAGGTATACGCAGACAGGCTCGCCGAACCCTTCCTGTCCCTGCACCGGTTCCAGGAGCGATTGCAGGGTCACATTTCCCGACCCGGGTGGACCGCAGTCGTCGGCTACGACGGCGATCAGGCGATTGGCTACGCCTACGCTGCCCCGCTTCCGGAATCCCCCCGCTGGTGGGTGGGACTGACCGACCCGGCCACCGGGCTCGACACGACGGAGACCGGTTCGCGGACGTTGGCTCTGTTTGAGCTGATGGTCCGGACTCCCTGGAGGAAGACCGGCACAGCGCAGGCCATCCACGAAGACCTCTTGACCGGCCGTCCTGAGGAACGTGTGACGCTGATGGTCGAGCCACACAAGCCCGGCGTTCGGCGCCTGTACGAGCGGTGGGGGTATGCGCGTGTGGGCAGTGTGCAACCGTTCCCGGATTCCCCCACGTACCACGTCATGCTTCGTGAGTTGGGCGGGGATCAAGGGGCCGGTAGTAGATCCTTGATCTAG
- a CDS encoding NAD+ synthase: MPQLRLALNQIDSTVGDLTANAEAVVRWTRHCAEQGAHLVAFPEMVLTGYPVEDLALRSSFVEASRATVRALAVRLKDEGLGELPVVVGYLDRSERPQPKYGQPAGAPRNAAAVLHRGEVVLTFAKHHLPNYGVFDEFRYFVPGDTLPVIRVHGVDVALAICEDLWQDGGRVPATRSAGAGLLLSINASPYERMKDDTRLELVRKRAQEAGCTTAYLAMMGGQDELVFDGDSIVVDASGEVIARAPQFSEGCVVLDLELPAAGDAPSGVVDDGLRIDHVVLFEDPLPAYEAEVAGGYAERLDDDEEIYSALVVGLRAYVAKNGFSSVLIGLSGGIDSALVAAIACDALGAQHVYGVSMPSKYSSEHSKSDAAELARRTGLNFRTVSIEPMFDAYMSGLALTGLAEENLQSRLRGTTLMAISNQEGQIVLAPGNKSELAVGYSTLYGDSVGAYGPIKDVYKTTVFRLARWRNRAAQERGQTPPIPEDSISKPPSAELRPGQVDTDSLPDYDVLDRLLELYVDRDQGKDAIVAAGFDEELVARTLRMVDMAEYKRRQYPPGTKISAKGFGKDRRLPITNRWRESTSH, encoded by the coding sequence GTGCCTCAACTACGTCTCGCCCTGAATCAGATCGACTCCACCGTCGGAGACCTCACCGCGAACGCCGAGGCGGTCGTGCGGTGGACCCGGCACTGCGCCGAGCAGGGAGCGCACCTGGTCGCCTTCCCGGAGATGGTGCTGACCGGCTACCCCGTGGAGGACCTGGCTCTGCGGTCGTCCTTCGTGGAGGCGTCCCGGGCCACCGTGCGGGCGCTCGCCGTTCGACTGAAGGACGAGGGCCTCGGAGAGCTTCCGGTCGTGGTCGGCTACCTCGACCGCTCCGAGCGCCCCCAGCCCAAGTACGGCCAGCCGGCCGGAGCCCCGCGCAACGCGGCGGCCGTCCTGCACCGGGGCGAGGTGGTCCTCACCTTCGCCAAGCACCATCTGCCCAACTACGGCGTCTTCGACGAGTTCCGCTACTTCGTGCCCGGGGACACCCTGCCCGTCATCCGGGTGCACGGGGTGGATGTGGCGCTCGCGATCTGTGAGGACCTCTGGCAGGACGGCGGTCGGGTGCCCGCCACCCGGTCGGCGGGCGCCGGGCTGCTGCTCTCCATCAACGCCTCGCCGTACGAGCGGATGAAGGACGACACCCGGCTGGAGTTGGTGCGCAAGCGCGCACAGGAGGCCGGGTGCACCACCGCCTATCTGGCGATGATGGGCGGACAGGACGAGTTGGTCTTCGACGGGGACTCGATCGTGGTCGACGCGTCCGGCGAGGTCATCGCCCGTGCGCCGCAGTTCTCCGAGGGGTGCGTGGTGCTCGATCTTGAGCTGCCAGCCGCCGGGGACGCGCCGTCCGGTGTGGTGGACGACGGGCTGCGGATCGACCATGTGGTGCTCTTTGAGGACCCGCTGCCCGCCTATGAGGCCGAGGTCGCGGGCGGTTACGCGGAGCGTCTCGACGACGACGAGGAGATCTACTCGGCGCTGGTCGTCGGGTTGCGCGCCTACGTGGCCAAGAACGGCTTCTCCTCGGTGCTGATCGGACTCTCCGGCGGTATCGATTCCGCGCTGGTCGCGGCGATCGCCTGTGACGCGCTCGGCGCCCAGCACGTCTACGGCGTGTCCATGCCGTCCAAGTACTCGTCCGAGCACTCCAAGTCGGACGCGGCCGAACTCGCCCGGCGCACCGGCCTGAACTTCCGCACCGTCTCCATCGAGCCCATGTTCGACGCCTACATGAGCGGGCTGGCACTGACCGGGCTGGCAGAGGAGAACCTCCAGTCAAGGCTGCGGGGCACCACACTGATGGCGATCTCCAACCAGGAGGGCCAGATCGTGCTCGCCCCGGGTAACAAGTCCGAACTGGCGGTGGGGTACTCCACCCTGTACGGCGACTCCGTCGGGGCGTACGGCCCGATCAAGGACGTCTACAAGACGACCGTCTTCCGGCTTGCGCGGTGGCGCAACCGCGCTGCTCAAGAACGCGGGCAGACGCCGCCGATCCCCGAGGACTCCATCAGCAAGCCGCCGAGCGCGGAACTGCGACCGGGCCAGGTGGACACCGACTCACTGCCGGACTACGACGTACTGGACCGACTCCTGGAGTTGTACGTGGACCGGGACCAGGGCAAGGACGCGATCGTGGCGGCCGGATTCGACGAGGAGTTGGTGGCGCGGACCCTGCGCATGGTGGATATGGCCGAGTACAAGCGGCGCCAGTACCCGCCGGGCACCAAGATCTCTGCGAAGGGCTTCGGCAAGGACCGTCGACTGCCGATCACCAACCGTTGGCGGGAGTCGACCTCGCACTGA
- a CDS encoding ATP-binding protein, which translates to MDPLSDGKITQLVASGGRSSGRWILAAGPSEPQASREWQEVGAAWLRPGELFGAITVPADLVHAAIGLAEPTKCADPLAELLEGGPVFFTQAGFGRGPSYTALVPAAAGMRWAMVGTMAHPHRALLHVPAPDVQEHRDEGPWWVVPPSGPGVLCPPHRLTALVTVGQNVLSGSHDAAGRRDNTTAIAASPVYTETLPRVPESARSARCLVSSALSAWGLENVADAAQLVVSELVANAFVHASGPRIRVTVTRQDRTSVRVAVVDESQALPRSRSVGDQAESGRGLALVAAHCGGQWGVELLDQGGKAVWAIVAAGDHSTPR; encoded by the coding sequence ATGGACCCCTTGTCGGATGGCAAGATCACACAGCTAGTAGCCAGTGGCGGTCGTTCCTCTGGTCGCTGGATACTGGCCGCTGGCCCGTCGGAGCCGCAGGCGTCTCGGGAGTGGCAGGAGGTCGGGGCTGCTTGGCTGCGTCCCGGTGAGTTGTTCGGGGCGATCACTGTCCCGGCTGACCTGGTTCATGCCGCCATCGGTCTGGCGGAGCCGACGAAGTGCGCGGACCCGCTCGCCGAACTCCTTGAAGGGGGACCGGTCTTCTTCACTCAGGCCGGCTTCGGCCGGGGGCCGTCGTACACGGCTCTCGTACCGGCAGCCGCTGGAATGCGGTGGGCGATGGTCGGCACGATGGCGCACCCCCACCGGGCTTTACTCCATGTCCCCGCACCTGACGTGCAGGAGCACCGGGACGAAGGCCCGTGGTGGGTGGTCCCTCCCAGCGGTCCCGGTGTGCTCTGCCCGCCCCACAGACTCACCGCCCTGGTCACCGTGGGGCAGAACGTCCTGAGCGGGTCGCACGATGCGGCAGGTCGAAGAGACAACACCACTGCCATCGCGGCCAGTCCCGTCTACACGGAGACTCTGCCGAGGGTTCCTGAGTCGGCGCGGAGCGCCCGTTGCCTCGTGTCCTCGGCGCTCAGCGCATGGGGCTTGGAAAACGTGGCCGACGCGGCGCAGTTGGTGGTGTCGGAGTTAGTCGCGAACGCTTTCGTGCACGCGTCGGGGCCCCGGATTCGGGTGACCGTGACGAGGCAGGACCGGACGTCTGTGCGGGTGGCGGTGGTGGATGAGTCTCAGGCCCTCCCCCGTAGTCGAAGCGTGGGTGACCAGGCTGAATCGGGCCGGGGTCTGGCGCTCGTGGCTGCGCACTGCGGAGGCCAGTGGGGCGTAGAGCTCCTGGACCAGGGTGGTAAGGCCGTCTGGGCCATCGTTGCAGCCGGCGACCACTCCACGCCGCGGTGA
- a CDS encoding multicopper oxidase family protein, which yields MRSHITRRSMVGASLAVAGTGVLAACSTSGSGGGHAGHGGGGKASAPGKTPQGFVAPDGPEVRAAEAKRGTGPERKVKLTAVATTLDLGGGRTVRSWAYGDDLPGREVRVTAGDTLALTLANHLPQSTSLHWHGLALRNDMDGVPGLTQQPVKPGATFDYRFTVAHPGTYWFHPHSGVQQDRGLYAPLIVEDPKEPLAYDKEWVIVLDDWVDGVDGSTPDAVLAELSKGMGGGGHEGHGGMAPMSLDTEETPGPGKGPSRMMMGAKSDLLGGDAGDVAYPHYLINGRTPEAPTSFSARPGDRIRLRIINAGGDTAFRVALGGHELTVTHTDGFPVQHAKTDALLLGMGERYDVLVTAGNGVFPLTAVAEGKKAAALALLRTGGGAAPAASVRPKELDGRVVSADALRAHASVALPARSPDRTIKIKLTGGMAKYDWGFDGRSYSPEPRHAVRSGERVRLVFTNPTAMWHPLHLHGHTFALANRAGGARKDTSVILPNGKLTVDFDADNPGLWMIHCHNVYHAEAGMMTALGYLR from the coding sequence ATGCGTTCACACATCACCCGCCGCTCCATGGTCGGAGCCTCCCTGGCCGTCGCCGGGACCGGAGTCCTCGCCGCCTGCTCGACCTCCGGTTCGGGCGGGGGCCACGCCGGGCACGGCGGCGGAGGGAAGGCCAGCGCCCCCGGCAAGACCCCGCAGGGCTTCGTCGCCCCCGACGGCCCCGAGGTCCGGGCCGCCGAAGCCAAACGCGGTACGGGACCCGAGCGAAAGGTGAAGCTCACCGCCGTCGCCACCACCCTCGACCTCGGCGGCGGCCGTACCGTCCGCTCCTGGGCGTACGGCGACGACCTCCCCGGGCGGGAGGTCCGGGTGACCGCAGGGGACACCCTCGCTCTCACCCTCGCCAACCACCTCCCGCAGTCGACCTCGCTGCACTGGCACGGGCTCGCGCTGCGCAACGACATGGACGGGGTCCCCGGGCTGACCCAGCAGCCCGTCAAGCCCGGGGCGACCTTCGACTACCGATTCACGGTCGCGCACCCCGGGACGTACTGGTTCCACCCCCACTCCGGCGTCCAGCAGGACCGCGGACTGTACGCACCGCTGATCGTCGAGGACCCCAAGGAGCCGCTGGCGTACGACAAGGAGTGGGTCATCGTCCTCGACGACTGGGTCGACGGGGTGGACGGCTCGACGCCGGACGCGGTGCTGGCGGAACTGAGCAAGGGCATGGGAGGCGGCGGCCACGAGGGGCACGGGGGCATGGCGCCCATGTCACTCGACACCGAGGAGACGCCCGGCCCGGGGAAGGGGCCGTCCCGGATGATGATGGGTGCGAAGAGCGATCTACTCGGCGGGGACGCCGGGGACGTGGCCTATCCGCACTACCTGATCAACGGGCGCACCCCCGAGGCGCCCACCTCCTTCAGCGCCCGTCCTGGCGACCGCATCCGACTGCGCATCATCAACGCGGGCGGGGACACCGCCTTCCGGGTGGCGCTCGGCGGCCATGAGCTGACCGTGACCCACACCGACGGCTTCCCCGTCCAGCACGCGAAGACCGATGCACTCCTGCTGGGGATGGGCGAGCGCTACGACGTCCTGGTCACCGCGGGCAACGGGGTCTTCCCGCTCACCGCGGTCGCCGAGGGCAAGAAGGCCGCCGCCCTGGCGCTCCTGCGGACCGGGGGCGGTGCGGCGCCGGCCGCTTCGGTCCGGCCGAAGGAGTTGGACGGACGCGTGGTGAGCGCCGATGCCCTGCGCGCGCACGCCTCAGTCGCCCTGCCCGCGCGCAGTCCCGACCGTACGATCAAGATCAAGCTGACGGGCGGCATGGCGAAGTACGACTGGGGCTTCGACGGCCGGAGCTACTCACCCGAGCCCCGCCACGCGGTCCGCTCCGGGGAGCGGGTCCGTCTGGTCTTCACCAACCCCACCGCGATGTGGCATCCGCTGCATCTGCACGGACACACCTTCGCCCTCGCGAACAGGGCGGGCGGCGCCCGCAAGGACACCTCGGTGATCCTGCCGAACGGCAAGCTCACCGTTGACTTCGACGCGGACAACCCGGGGCTGTGGATGATCCACTGCCACAACGTCTACCACGCCGAGGCGGGCATGATGACGGCACTCGGCTACCTGAGGTGA
- a CDS encoding DUF5990 family protein, with translation MARLTLQIRGHELPGSSCGEYRHVHVGTQRGKNPEQLVSADVSEAVFDIPVETVGAADGTTDFKGPHVQGPRGSRFIYLTWGELPPEGEFAMFRRAKFFLADLPPEAAAGGTVRTDVALTDDRGLPLCAAVRPPRITWRFSGADERG, from the coding sequence ATGGCGCGGCTGACCTTGCAGATCAGGGGCCATGAGCTGCCCGGCAGCAGCTGCGGCGAGTACCGCCATGTCCATGTGGGCACCCAGCGGGGCAAGAACCCCGAACAACTGGTGTCGGCGGACGTGTCCGAGGCGGTCTTCGACATCCCCGTCGAGACGGTCGGTGCCGCCGACGGCACCACCGATTTCAAAGGACCGCACGTCCAGGGCCCTCGCGGATCCCGATTCATCTATCTGACCTGGGGCGAGCTCCCACCAGAAGGCGAGTTCGCGATGTTCCGCCGGGCGAAGTTCTTCCTCGCCGACCTTCCGCCCGAGGCGGCGGCGGGAGGCACCGTGCGTACCGATGTCGCTCTGACGGACGACCGGGGGCTGCCCCTGTGCGCGGCGGTCCGCCCGCCCCGGATCACCTGGCGGTTCTCCGGAGCGGACGAACGTGGTTGA
- a CDS encoding DUF3105 domain-containing protein — protein sequence MASRKTSDDRRARIEAMRKADQSRERRNRILTISLSGIVVASLIGFGVYVLEKENDEQDQKVAQAKEPIKDEKTWDAKKLGRTHVKQAVKYPMTPPVGGDHHQAWMNCNGDVYKESIPNENAVHSLEHGAVWVTYNDKAAKADVAKLEKRVKGNQYTLMSPVKDQAGPIMLSAWGKQLTVEKASDSRVEQFFTKYVLGEQTPEKGAACTGGLRS from the coding sequence ATGGCTTCCCGTAAGACCAGCGACGACCGCCGCGCCCGAATAGAGGCCATGCGCAAGGCCGACCAGTCCCGCGAGCGTCGCAATCGCATCCTCACCATCAGCCTCAGCGGCATCGTCGTCGCCTCGCTCATCGGCTTCGGCGTCTATGTGCTGGAGAAGGAGAACGACGAGCAGGATCAGAAGGTCGCCCAGGCCAAGGAACCCATCAAGGACGAGAAGACCTGGGACGCCAAGAAGCTCGGCCGCACCCACGTCAAGCAGGCCGTCAAGTACCCCATGACGCCCCCGGTCGGCGGTGACCACCACCAGGCGTGGATGAACTGCAACGGTGACGTCTACAAGGAGTCGATCCCGAACGAGAACGCCGTGCACTCCCTGGAGCACGGCGCCGTGTGGGTGACGTACAACGACAAGGCCGCCAAGGCCGACGTGGCCAAGTTGGAGAAGCGGGTCAAGGGCAACCAGTACACGCTGATGAGCCCGGTCAAGGACCAGGCCGGCCCGATCATGCTGAGTGCCTGGGGCAAGCAGCTCACCGTCGAGAAGGCGTCCGACTCGCGGGTGGAGCAGTTCTTCACCAAGTACGTGCTGGGCGAGCAGACTCCCGAGAAGGGCGCGGCCTGCACGGGCGGCCTGAGGAGCTAG